TAGATGTCATTCTAGGGATCTGATGTACATTTTTGCAATTTCTGATTCTTTGTCTAAAAAAGCAACTGCCAGGCGATGGCGACTTCCGGAACCGCAGGAACGGCTCCCACAGATAGATGACTGACTGGGggggcagtggcggttctagactaATTTTACTGGGGGGCCCCGGCTGGGGCCAAAGGTGTTgccagagggacacattcaaccatgacaaaagagactgagaagggcgaggactggctgagaacaaactggcataacatcagtgcatccctatatactataCTACTGTGTTCtatacaagcggcaacctccggtctcaaacaatgaagccaatgtggaagtgctataaactgcaatacatcgaaaatctgcttgaagctggctgcagaaacaccggaaaccacatagacatgaatgggaaaaagacaatctttgcagcattaataaacatgtttacagcctggtttaaaaaacggcttggccctatgaagctaatctctctaatggcacacactgtacggggggtgaatttttttctaacgtgactgttcagaagatattaagattaccagttttgcccaaataaggacatgactgacgtgactccaggtcgggaacacatagctattggctaggaggctcacactacgtcacactctgcctggttgagttccacatttccaatatggctgctgccgtcgatttgcttcaaaacagctctcaggaacagatgatgtcacggatactacgtccatattttatacagtcagttAACCAGGTTAGATTtaagcatttatttttgtttaatgcaaataaaccagtattatagcagcaatgtcaTATtgtgtagggttggctgtggtgacgGGGCCCACTAatatatcttttcagggggcccagaattcctggtgacgcccCTTTAGGTAACCATCAATGTCTTTTCTTCCCAAATCTTGTtaacttctttcttttctcgTCCCTCcctaatattttaatattttgtgtaCACACATTATCTCCCACATATTTTAGTATGTTATTATTTCCTTAAAAAAACGATGACTGAAGAggaaatcttgtttttttgtctcaatCTTGTTGTATAAACTgctgattaaaaacaacaacaaaaaacaagcaGACATGATACCTACCACTCACATCAATATTATAGAAACAAAGAACATGGTGGTTCATTTTGAAACTCCAATCCCAGGTGCAACAAGCCTACATACCAGAAACAGGATGCTAAATGAATAATCAAGAAAATTCTATTTGACAATATGTAGGggactttttttaattgatgttattttaagtttatttacagtatatatGCAAATTAAGGCTTTATTTACATCTACATTACATACAGTTGAGCATTCTGTACAGTGTGTTAAAACAATACAGTCatatctttatttcttcattaaGCCTCTGTACGGGCTCAGTAAGAAAGACAACCGTAATGAAAGAAAAGTAGAAATTAACATGAAAGAAGTATGAGAACATGTAAAACGCACTTTGTGGGTCCCTTcacttaaacatttttatttcttgatAAATATAACCTGTAAAGTGGCATTATGATACGAGAAGCACAAACATATTTAACTATAACTATCTTCATTTTCCCTAGAAACCttcaaattaatacaaaaagcttaaaaaacattaagttctttctgagtgtgtgtctttCACTAAACAAGAAGCTCTGTTAGTGAAGTTAAGTGCCCCACGATGCCAGCATTTTCATGTCGTCATCTTCTTCAACCCTCTTCTTGGTAGCTGTGAAAGACAGAAGCATCTCATCAGTGCTTTACAATGACAATATGTTGATGTAACAAACTTGCCCCATCTTTCTTGAGACTGTAATGCATTTGACAAAAAGGAATTTCATATGTGTTGTCTTTCATACGTGTTGAACTTACTTGCACGATGACCGGATGGCGCAGAGGGCATTCTGGAGCTCGGCACGCTGGGTAATCCGCCCATACTCATCATATTGTCTTCAAGCTCCTCTTGCTCCAGCTCTTCCAGCTCTGCCATCAGCTCATCCTTCAAACACAAGAGGACACAGGATTTAGTGTTGCCCAATGCATTTTTGTCAACCCTCCAGTCCCAGTAGAGCTGGATATCGATTACCAGGTGATACACAGAACGTACAGACAGTGTTGCCAAAAAGTAAGTTGACACAGAAATGATAAATAgttggcagacagagagagttaaTGAAGTTATCAACCTCATCAAATGTCTCCCCGAAAGGTCCGGAGATTGCATCGCTGATCTCTCTGGCAACATCCTGTTGCTCATTGATGTCCTGCATCAGGTCATCTATCTTGTCAATGTCCCTAAAAGAGGGAGGAGACAGAAATCAGAGttcaaaaaaaaatatctaaaaagaCTCCCCCTttattaaataaacattaatgATTTAAATTCAAGAAAAATTTGGTTCAGTCAAGAAAGTATAATACAAAATGACTTTTAAATGAATTTCTGTACCAGTTCATTAGGTTTTCTATGAAATGTCACTTATATTTAAGGTACATAAACAGAAATATGCCAGAACTTTTAGTAGAAAGCCATCCTCTTACATGTTTTCATGGACTTTCTTCATGGCCTTGGCAGCAAAGCCCATGTTCTTCAGGACCTCCGTGTTGGTGTGCGAGTTCTCCAAAGCTTCCCTCTGAAACTCGATGGTGGAGAGTGTGCCATCGATCTGGGTGAGCTGCTGCTCGCAACGCTTCTTCCTCTTCAGGGCCTGCAGGGCAGCTGACACAGAAAGATGGGAGAAGAGTCTTTAACCCTCTGATACTTTCACACGTTTCCTCCACTTCCACCTGTTGCTATGTGATTAAGAACTTTTAAAGTTGGGCGTTGACAAACTAAAAGACACAAGGTTCCTCCTACTAACAAGACAATGTTTATTTATAGGCTGAGGTGATTCAACAAGCTATGCAGCACTTCAGGGTTTCATGAgagaaacacaccaaacacaaaatgtCTCTAACAAGAGGAGGAACACTTTTTGATTAAATGCTTTTGTTGTGTGTTAGGACACTGACGGCCTGTATAAACAGTGTTGGCTCAATTGTAACAAACTTGTTACACTTGCTGAAGCAATAGAACTTGAAAAACATCACTACTTTAAAGAACAACCACAGACAGGCCAGTGATCACACAGGGCTGTATGTGTGGCTGTAGGTTCAGATGCCTCAGAGAATTTATATTTTCTCTATCATAATTCTGAAGGGTTTTAATGTGATATTTTccttataataaataaactgtttAAAAGATCAAATTGTATggaggaggattagggccactggaaaaataaataaataaaattcaaatatattttattattagtctgagaaaaaagtcagaattctgactttaatctcagaattctgacttttttctcagaactaaaacataaaaaaatatattggacctaaattttttattttcagtggccctaatcctcttccatacaaTTGAAAGTAAGGTGCATATGATTAAAACATACTACAAATAATACCAAATCTACACGCACAGATTTATTTCCAGACGAACAGAAACTCATACCTCGCTTGTTTTTGGTTCCATGTTTCTTGGCGGTCATTAGTTCCTGCTCGATCTTCTTCTCCAGGTAGTCTTGTTTCTTTGTCAGCATTTCTTCCGTTTCCCGAAGTTTGTGGATGGCCTCCTGGGCCGAAGGTCCTCCTCGTGACTTATGGTGTTTGGACTTAGACGAGCTCGAAGAGCTCGAGCTGGAGCTGCCCTTGAATAACTTTGAAATTTTGCTCATTTTGGTGCAGTTTTAGGTGGAAACTGCGTAGGTCACTAAAGTACGCACCGACTCTCCAAGGCTGCGGGGACAACTTTACAGCTATTCACCAGGCGGGTGTGTAATGAGCAGAAGTTCCTGTTCGACGGCTTTGTGCTTTCAATTCAAAACAGCCAGTGAACGCACCTTTCAGCACACCTGCGTGACGTAGTGACACTTGACTCCCGCCTTTCACTGTCACATATTTTCGGCTGAAGTTAGATAACCAACtattcaactcaactttatttatatagcacctttcatacataaaaacatgcagcccaaagtgcttcacagaataacagagacagaaaacaacagcaatggtaaaatgataaaaggcatgataatgaataaaatgcttaaaagtaaaataaaatcaatgcattaaaataataaaaacatgaagcccaaagtgattcacagaataaaagagagacaggaaacaacagcaatggtaaaattataaaaggcatgattataaataaaatacttaaaaataaaatacaattaatacagtaaaattgataaaataagtaagtataaaaaaagtaagtaaacatttatttatatagcacttttaaaacgctcggttacaaagtgcttcacaggcacaaaacaataaaacaagcaagatagaaacaaaacacatatgCAGAATtaatcagacaaacaaagcaatagACAGAGTAGAGGGGAGGTTCCATGAAGGTCTGAGTAGACAAATGTGTTATGAGTAATTTTCTGAAGCTATCAacagactcagcagacctgatggcTTGAGTGAGCCAAGTagtagtggaaagaaaagttaatacaaataaggtagcgttaacaagatcagaagaatacaagaaataaatagatacataaataattaaataagataaataaatattaaagcgatgattaaaataataattaaaataattaaaataacgcTGCACTTCCCCTAACCCCCCTTTATAATTGTGTTATGTTTTAATAATAtgctaaatatatttaaagaattcaaataaaaatgtttgaccTTGATTCTCTATTTCATCTGTTGGTTAGGTTTTGTTGAaattataacttaaaaaaaaaaagcgaacgaacaaaaaaaggaaaaatatcgGCCATCTGACGTCACTTCCGGGGTCAAAGTTCGTGTTGACAACTTCACCAGTTTCATACAGTTCATGCTTCAGACACTCGGATTTCTAATGGCAGAATTCGACATTGGGAAGCACTGTCAGATTGACTCCTGCAGCCAGAACGGTCAGTTTATGTTTCCATCCGAAccacaaagaaaagagaaatattAAGCCGAGTTTGATTCTGTTATTAAGCCGAGCACTCTTTAGCACTGCTAGCCAACCAGCTAGCTCGCTGACGTTAGCAAAATTCAACTTAAAAAGCATCCTCGCTGTCATCTAAAGTGTTACCTgctaacttgttattttttactgtGTCCGACATCAGTTTCCAGTTACTgtattgaattaaaaatgttctaTGTAGCGCATATCATTGTAAGGAAAATGTGAATAGTAGTTCTCAGCACATGAGCTGTCATATTCTGTCCAGCTGTAAATTATTATTAGAagaatcatcattattttatacaACGCAGTAACTGTTGTTCGACTTCTGTCTACCTTAACTTTCACCTTTTTTAACGcattatacagttgtgctcataagtctACATACCCTTGCAGAATtgatgatttcttgggtagtttctgttgtcattatgaaataaaaagagtaagcaCAGTTGTtcgacaataaatggcttcacccaaccattAACCATGAGTGCTGCCATCTTGGCctggtcactcttgaaaaagaggttttaaatctcaataagtctcttacctggtttaacaaagaaagaaagagtgaaaaaaaagttttttttttttctgtttgtttgttttttgttgttgctttctgtttatttatctatattttTCCATTTACTTATCTCATGCTATGCCCCTCAGTTGAGGTACTGCATGTGGGGATGAACAATAgaaagcagggttcccacgcgtcctggaaaacctggaaaacctggaaaacagttgaccagttttccagtactggaaaacacatggaaaatgggagaaaaagtaatatgtcctggaaaagcacatatagtcctggaaaattattccaacatggctgtgtgttgtttatgttttatggtacattaaccttgtagagtgctctattgattcaaagagtcttatatttaagttatagtgtgaccagtggagtcgggcagagagcttgggggtctgtgcctcacaactttctctgcaggctgagagctcaattaccgtactctagctcagttgttctcaaagtgaggtcctgggacccctgggggtccgtgaaccatagcgtgggggccTGTGAaacaatttgaataaatttctaataaattataaaattgtgctgtcattacaaaacagcatacaccattgttatgataccatttggtggctcgcagggatatgtgagtcttgctactgttaattttctgaaagcgtttaagatcaattacttgaaaagtataaatgctgtcatgttgagtccacatgtaatgaaatgaccctctgttttaaagtacacaagtggtatttacttgattcaaattgttatctgtttatcactatggtacaggtctgaagtatttacattgatacgttttacaatacaaatagttccacgGGAAAcgaagagtgcaaatggtagtaagcatgtgctttagtgatgggaagttcagctcttttcagagagccgtctcttttaactcagctcccaaagaagagccggctctttcgacttaATTTAGGACCTTTTgttgccgtatattttaccttaactttgaaaaaactaatggtttgtgttgaaacacCCTTTAGCGTaccgtgtttttatgagcagccttataattgcccaattttgtgcatttctgttacaaaaccattctcaccctgatcctagggttagggttgtgattagggttaggattagggttagggttagggttgtgattagggttaggattagggttagggttagggttaggattagggttagtgatagggttagggttgtgattagggttagggttgtgataagggatagggttagggttaggattggggttagggttaggattagggttagggttagggttggggttaggattagggttagggttagggttagggatagggttagggttgtgattagggttagggttagggttagggttagggttagggttggggttggggttggggttagggttagggtgttagggttagggttagggttagggttaggggttagggttagggttagggttcagattagggttaggattagggttaggattaggtttagggttagggttagcattcagattagggttagggttaggattaggattagcgtaagggttcagattagggttaggattagggttaggattagggttggggttagggttagggttagggttaggattagggttaggattagggttagggttagggttaggaattagggttggggttagggttagggttagggttagggttagggttaggattagggttaggattagggttagggttagggttagggttaggattagggttagggttagggttgtgattagggttaggattagggttagggttagggttagggttaggattagggttagtgatagggttagggttgtgattagggttagggttgtgataagggatagggttagggttaggattggggttagggttaggattagggttagggttagggttggggttaggattagggttagggttaagttagggttagggttagggttcattttagggttagggttagggttcagattaggattagggttagggttcagattagggttagggttaggattagggttagggttagggttggggttagggttagggtttagattagggttaaggttagggttcagattagggttaggattagggttagggttagggttagggttagggttagggttaggattagggttagggttaggattagggttagggttaggattagggttagggttagggttaggattagggttagggttagggttaggattagggttagggttaggattagggttaaggttagggttcagattagggttaggattagggttaggattgtgattagggttaggattagggttagggttagggttgtgattagggttagggttagggttagggttaggattagggttagtgatagggttagggttgtgattagggttagggttgtgataagggatagggttagggttaggattggggttagggttaggattagggttagggttagggttggggttaggattagggttagggttagggttagggttagggatagggttagggttgtgattagggttagggttagggttagggttagggttaggggttggggttagggttagggttagggttagggttggggttggggttggggttggggttagggttagggtgttagggttagggttagggttaggggttagggttagggttagggttcagattagggttaggattagggttaggattaggtttagggttagggttagcattcagattagggttagggttaggattagcgtaagggttcagattagggttaggattagggttaggattagggttggggttagggttagggttagggttaggattagggttagggttaggattagggttaggattagggttaggaattagggttggggttagggttagggttaggattagggttagggttagggttaggattagggttaggattagggttagggttagggttagggttcaagTTAGGGttaagttagggttagggttagggttcattttagggttagggttagggttcagattaggattagggttagggttcagattagggttagggttaggattagggttagggttagggttagggttagggttggggttagggttagggtttagattagggttaaggttagggttcagattagggttaggattagggttagggttaggattagggttagggttagggttagggttaggattagggttagggttaggattagggttagggttaggattagggttagggttagggttaggattagggttagggttaggattagggttaaggttagggttcagattagggttaggattagggttaggattagggttagggttagggttaggattaggattagggttaaggttagggttcagattagggttaggattagggttagggttaggattagggttagggttaggattagggttagggttaggattagggttagggttagggttagggttaggattagggttagggttagggttaggattagggttagggttcggattagggttagggttaaccagaactaaacttaagtaaacagaaccagaaccaaactcaagcaaacacaaccagaaccaaactcatgcaaacagaaccagaaccaaactcaagcaaacagcaccagaaccgaaccagacccgaaccagaacgtaccagaactgaaccagaaccgaagcgaaccgaaccagaaccgtgccagaaccgaaccagaaccgaaccaaactaaaccagaactaaatcagaaccgaaccagaatcgaaccagaacttaaccagaactgaacccgaaccagaaccgaaccgaaccagaacctcaccgaaccgaaacagaaccgtgccagaaccgtacaagaaccgaaccagagccgaaccagaactgaaccagatctTAActagaacttaaccagaactgaacaagaaccaaaccgaaccagaaccgtgccagaaccgtacaagaaccgaaccagaaccgaaccagaaccaaaccagaaccgaaccagaacttaaccagaaccgaaccgaactcaagcaaacagcaccagaaccgaaccagacccgaaccagaacgtaccagaactgaaccagaaccgaatcaaaCCGAGCCAGAACtgtgccagaaccaaaccagaaccgaaccagaactaaaccagaaccgaaccagaaccgaaccgaatcagaactgtgccagaaccacacaagaaccgaaccagaaccgaaccagaaccgaaccagaatcgaaccagaactgaaccagaacttaacccgaagtagaaccgaaccagaaccgcaccgaaccagaaccgtgccagaaccgtacaagaacttaaccagaaccgaacaagaaccaaaccgaaccagacccgtacaagaaccgaaccagaaccgaaccagaaccgaaccagaacttaaccagaaccgaaccagaaccagaaccagaaccgaactcaagcaaacagaaccagaatcaaactggagcaaacattattaatgtcctcaggtaggcattgagaaaaatctgatgcctcagcttggatgggctgatctgatttctcctctcagtgaatatttgcccggtcttcaagaagactctcttggaaggaacagatgaagccacgatacacagcctcccctccatcacctgtatcctatatcctcacatgtgatttggctgcatggctgccaagctgaccaatcaacacaaagttctgctgtgagcagagctggggctgagcactgtgagaaaaaaacgaaaggaaaaaactgggagccggctctctctcgatgtgagccagctcttctgattcactataaagcatcggctctcagagccgcagcttttgatcatgacacatcactaatgtgcttaatttGTGTTActattatgagggggccatggacaattttctcacctgtaaggggtccctggctccaaaaagtttgagaacccctgctctagctaataggagtgcaaactccctatagtgaaaacaaacagaacgaaaagagcgacacagctgcacagaaactcctagactcctagactacatgtctttcaatgtagacttccactgagaggaacatattagactatttaggaactaaatttagactgtcataccagcttgatcatcaataaaaatgtcctggaaaatgatctctggaaaagagtgggaaccctgagaaAGGATGGAGTATGATAAAAAAGTTTAtggattttttgtgtgtgtaattgtcagtacaaaactttaaatctgtttatCTGTATGCTTGATTAATctgtcttgtttctttttttgtttttctgtttaggTGGTCTACTTTGTAACTGTTGTGTACAAGGGGATTACCTTGTTGTATGTCACATTGGTGTaacacttgaaaaataaagttataaaaaaataaaaataaatctgccagggtatgtaaacttatgagcacaacagAACATGTTTAGGCACTTTTAATTGGATAAAaatttgttgtctgtgtttctgaattGTTGTGCTACTTAGCACTACTGTAACTAATTCAATGTccttatttcacatttagatttcctTCCATTTGTTTGTGACACCTGCAGCGGTGTTTTCTGGTAAGATTCACCATCTTTctaaagacagagaaaatattCCCATCAGTAACTTATCATTATGAAGTAGATATACTCAAATATACAGAAACTTTGAGCAGTACATATATTGGTAACAGTATTTTAATCAGTCAAAGCTGTGCTTATCAAATATGAATGTTAGTTTAGGTTGAATTAATACCAAGGGATGTATCAATTAAGTGGCTGTATCAACCTTGTTAACAAATACCTATCTCAGAATAACTGGGCATTCACTGATTACTGATACAAATCTGTTCCCTCATACCAATTTAATGATGGAAAACAGTAGGGCTCATATTTTTAGGAACTGTTaagtgtttacttttttaaacaaaaacatattgtGTATGAAGAACAAGATGAGCTGCATGAAAACCCTAATCATGGCTGTAATTATCCATtaatcatactttttttttaaattatacagCTTTTGCAGGACTTGTGCATGTTATTGAAGTTTAATAAAACAGCATTCATGTTTTCAAAAAGCCCTTGTTTCTGCTGAGAATATTGAAGAGTGCTTCTCATTGAGTTAGTAATTGTTAAGCCAGCTTAAGAGGCTTTTGAAACAGttctttaaataattgtttttatatattttaga
This is a stretch of genomic DNA from Notolabrus celidotus isolate fNotCel1 chromosome 17, fNotCel1.pri, whole genome shotgun sequence. It encodes these proteins:
- the chmp4c gene encoding charged multivesicular body protein 4c, giving the protein MSKISKLFKGSSSSSSSSSSKSKHHKSRGGPSAQEAIHKLRETEEMLTKKQDYLEKKIEQELMTAKKHGTKNKRAALQALKRKKRCEQQLTQIDGTLSTIEFQREALENSHTNTEVLKNMGFAAKAMKKVHENMDIDKIDDLMQDINEQQDVAREISDAISGPFGETFDEDELMAELEELEQEELEDNMMSMGGLPSVPSSRMPSAPSGHRATTKKRVEEDDDMKMLASWGT